The sequence TCGAGGAAATTGCGTTTGGCCGATTCCATTTTTGCCACCAGTTGCTCGACTGAGAAGGTGGGTTTGAAATCGACCGTAATGTGCGGCTCCGCTAAACGGCGAATGGCTGGACCCAGGCGGTAGATGGGGCCGCCTTCTAGACCGTAACGGGTGATCACGAGTTCACCATGGCGTGATACTTCGCCGGCAGAGACAACGATATTTTTCAAAGGAAAACCCTCAGCTTGTTCCAGTAGAGCTGCTGACCAATTGGTTTCCCATCCGGAATTTGCTGAACTTAGGGGAGTGACGGGTATTCCAAGCTTTTCAAGCATGCTGACCCACTTGCCGTCTGAGCCCGTGCTTGGCCATGAGGCACCACCAAGTGCTAGAATTACAGAGTCATGCTCTGCCTTGACGGTTTTGCCTTCATGATCAAATACGAGCTTAGGCGAATCGGTCGGGATGATCTCGGTCAGCCTGTGCCTGACTTTGAATTCTACGCCCAGTCCACGGAGCTTCTCGATCCAGCGGCGTAGTAAAGGTGCTGCCTTCATGCCAATGGGGAAGACTTTACCGCTGCTAGCTGCATAGGTTTCTATGCCAAGGCTTCCAGCCCATGCTCTGAGCTGAGTGTTGTCAAAATGGCTGATGATTGCCCCGAACCAATCAGGAAGGTCCTTGCCTTGGTAATTCTCAAGGAAATCAGGGAATGTTTGGTCATTGGTTAGATTGAGCCCGCTTTTACCCGCGACGAGAAATTTCCTGCCAGTCGATGGCTTGGCGTCGTACAAAGTTACTCTCGCACCTGACTCTGCTGCTACTTCAGCAGCGCGCAGTCCTGCTGGTCCTCCGCCGACAACGGCTATGGATTTTCTATGAGGCACGTTTAAATGGAGCGGATATATTCTGCCAAATCGTCATAAAGGCCTGACTGATTGGCGTAGCTGGCATAGTTTGAAGCCTGCTCGATCCACTCCAGAGTCGTAGGACGCGTTGTTTTAGCCGCCTGGAGTAAGTGTTTCTGGTTGAGTTTGATTTCTTTGCCAGACTTCATGATTTCTTGAATCACCGATTCGGTGGCGCGGTCTACAACGGCACTGAGATCTGCTCCAGAGAATTTATCTGTAATCTTGGCTAGTTTACGGATATCGATTTTGTCCTGAGGAATATCGCTGAGGAGTATTTTAAGAATCGCCTCCCTGGCCTCTAGGTCAGGTGGCGGAACAAAGAGTACATGGTCGAACCGACCGGGACGGCGGAATGCGCTATCCACGCGCCAAGGAGTGTTTGTGGCACCAATTATAAGGAGCTCCTCATTGTCTGACTGGCTGCCATCCATTTCTGTGAGGAGGGTATTCACCAGACTTGCTGTGTAGCCGGCATCGCTACGCTTCACTCCGAGAGCATCTACTTCATCAATAAAGATGATGGTTGGTGCCTTTCGGCGGGCTACCTCGAATAATGAGTGCATGCGTTGCTCGCTTTCGCCAAGCCACTTGGACAAGATGTCATGCACCGAGATGTTGATGAAATGAGCTCCGCATTCACCCGCAGTGGCTCGGGAAATCAAGGTTTTGCCACATCCGGGAGGGCCGTAGAATAAAAGGCCGCCGCCAGAGCGTTTTTTGAACTTCTTGAATAAATCTTTGTTTTTGAATGGGTAGATGATGCTCATGCGGATGCGCTCCTTGAGCTGCTCCATGCCGCCGATATCGCTGAAATCGATAAGTTGCCGAGTCGAGTTGAGCAGCGCATCAAGCGAGCTGTCAGTCTCGATGAATTCATCTTCTTCAAGATTACTCTCATCGCTAGAGGTGTAGTATGGCAAATGGCTGTTTGTGTTTGCCATTGGTATGGGGGGAGGAGTTTCTAGTTTCGGCGAAGTTGGAGATTGGGGAGGAGTAGAGTCTGTATCTAACCAAGCTTCAAATTCTGGATCCTCCATTGATTCGTCGATGACAGCAGCCACGTTGTATTGTTTTCTGGCCTCATCTTTCATTCCGCGTTCGCGGTAAATGTCTGCCTTTTGCCTGTAGGCTTTGGAGCAGGCTTTATTGCTGGAAATGATTGAGTCCAAGATCTGTAAGGCCTCTTGCCAGTCATGATTCGCCAGGAGCTCTGCGATTACTAATAGTTTGTCCTCAGTCTCTGGTAGGGATTGAGGAGCTTTGAGTATGTCCGCAGCACGACTGTGGTCGCCCTCAGCAGTCAGTAGTTCAGCAACATGGAGACGGATATCCCAGTTAGAGGGGTCTTGTGAGAGTGAGTTTAAAAGTAGCTCGATTGTTCTGCTATTCATTGTCGATGACGGGTTGTTTTTTGTTTCTGCGTTCTCTCGTTTTCTTGGAATTAGCATCTATGAGGATTCCAACACAGCTAGCTAGAACTGTAAGGATGACGGCTCCTATGCACACTGTGAGAAATGCTGCGATCGTGCCGCCACGATACTGGTCACTAGTAAAAAGGAAGTAAACAACGGACCAGAAACACACCAAGAAGACCAGAAATAGGAAAAATCGGGTGTAGAAGCTCCATTTGTGTAGCTTTCGGAAGGGGCCTTTATAGATGGCAATTTTTCCCATTTTCTTGTGAATGTCTACGATGGTGAGGTATTCGTAAACTTTAGTCAGTGGCCAGAAGAAGGTGAAGAAGGCCACTGCACTGACGATGCCAAAGAGGATGATGTATTTGCCAATCAATAGTAATGGTAGTGCTAACAGGAATCCAAATAGATGTTTCCATTTCAGGTTCCCATCTGGAATCAACTCTATCAGTTTAATTACAAGCTTTGTGGGTAAGAAGGGGAGCCACAGCAATCGGAGGATTGGATCTCTTTTTCTCAGGCAACGAATGAGGTCGCTCTGGTGGCTTTTGCTCTCAGGATCAATGAAGAGGGCTTTTCGGTAGTATTCTTCAGCTACTTTGTACTTCTTGAGTTTTTCGCAATAGACGTCTCCAATACGGGAGTAGGCTAAGGCATTATCTGGCTCGAGCGAGAGTATTTCCTCATATTGGTTGATGAGGTCCTGAGGAGCAACCTTATGATCGGGTAGCTCATCGAGTGCCCTGGCTTTCAGATCTAGAGCGCTGACATCATCTGGACATAGGTTTAATGCCTTCTCTGCGCACTGAAGAGCCTGTTGCGGATTGTCAAAATGCAGTGATAGGTTTCCGAGGAGGCACCAGGAAGTCTCATCATTTGGCTCCAAACTCAATGCTTTGCGGACGTTGTCCTCAGCAGTGCCGGCACGATTCATGGACAGGTAGAGGAACCCAAGCAACCTGTAGCCATTCGCATAGTCTGGTTGCAGCCTGACGCTTTCTTTCAAATGGTTCTCTGCATGCTTAAAGTCGTTTAGCTGATAGAGAATAAACCCCATTTGACAGTGCAGCCAAGATGACTCGGGGCTGGTGGAAAGTAGCTGGCCAGCTACCTCCCTGGCTCGGAACCACTGGCCAGAACTCGTATAATTCTTCAATTGAGTATGTAGGGACTCTTCTGGATCACTCTCGTAATTGCTAATATTGTCAGTAAACGAACTCATACACAGATTGGACTGGGTCTGAGGACAGCGCATTTTTTTCGAACAATCCAGTTTATTTGAGTTATTCATGCGTACGTCGTTTCGTCTTGGTTTATTGAGAAAAAAAGAGCAGGCTGACTGCATTATGGCATTCAGTGGAATATTCGTAGTGTTCTTTATGTTGTTTGGTGGTCTCGGAGGCAACGAGGCTTTGGATTACGTGGACACGAAAAGTTATTGGAAAGAGCAAGGTGAGCAACCTGCTGAGGAAGCTTTGATTCAGGAGGTAAGTAAGCCTCAGGTCAAAGAAGGTGCATCGGCAAAGGCCAGTGAGATCCGTAAACTTATGGTGATCAGGACACTCGGTGAGATGAAGTCAAAGGGTGCTGTCAAAGCTCTTGAGCAAGCGACGAAATCTGAAGAGCGTTTTGTGGCTGGCTATGCCAAGGAGGCACTCGCGGCAATCAATGGCGAGAAAGCCGACTACCCGAAAGTGGACGGGGGAGATAAGAAAGATATGCTGATTATGCCCAAGGATACAGGGGTCTTTGTCCATGCGACTATGAAAAGTGGGCCAGCCCAGGATATCGCTAAAGAGCTCAAGAAAGCTCTCCCTGAACAGCAACAGGCAGGGGCTGAAATGATGTTGAGCGGTATGCAGAAGGGCTTGATCACTTTTCTGGAAAAGAGTGGAAACATTCGCATTGATACGGCGAGTGTAGGAGTGGCTCAGAATGTAGGAGACGAGGCAGGCTGGGCTGTATTGAGTTTACGTGGTGAGTACGATCACGCCGCTCTCCGGGCAACGATTCTAGAGATGGCAGGAGGTGATTTTAATCAGGTGAAGATCGGTGGTGTGGACTATTTGTCTCCAGAGGATGAAGTGTTTTTTGCTCCCCTGAGTGATGAGCATTTTATTCTCATGACTGGGCCGGGCAAAGAGCAGCTGCCGCTGGAGTCGATGGGTAAAGCGTTAGCCGGAGAGGTCAAGGAGGTTGCTATGCCCAAAGATCTCCAAGATCTCATTGCGAAAACTGAGAAGAAAGGAAATCTCTGGGCGGCCGCACTTGTATCAGGAGAGATGAAGAAGGTGCCCCATTTGAAAGAGTTTAAGAATCTTCGAATGGAGACTGCAAAAGGTGGTGAGTTTACTGAAGTTCTTGTCATTGGCGAGGGAGAGCAGGCTAACAAGGTTCAGCAGGCGCTGACTGCTATTGAAGAATTACATGCAGAGTTTGTTGATAAAGAGGTAGCCCAAATGAAAGAGCATATGCCTCCGGGGATGAAACCTATGGCTGATTTTATCGAGGGTATCGAATTCAGAGGAAGAGGCGATTTGGCCATTGTGTCGGGGAAGCTAAAAGATATCAACCCTCTGAACATGTTAACTGGCATGTTCTTGTTTCAGGCGCCGATGCATCATGAACATGGTGATTTAGAAGTAGAGTAGGAGTTGCGAGTTTAGAGGCCTTTCAGGGCCATTTGTGCAGGAGAGCTTAGGCTCTCCTGTTTTTGTATAGGCGGGAATTATTCGGTAAATGATTTGCGTGGGTAGGAGGTAGGGCACATTGTGGCGGCATGGAAAAAAGACGTTTAGGTAAGAGTGGAATGGTGGTGAGCGTGATTGGTCTGGGCACCATGACTTTCGGTACCCAGGCAGATAAGGAAGAGAGTTTTAAAATCATGGATGCGGCGGTCGATGCAGGCATTGATTTTTTTGACACTGCTGAGGTCTATCCTGTGCCGCCGACCAAGGAGTTGGCTGGTTTGACGGAAGAGTGGGTGGGTGATTGGATGAAGGATAAACCCAGAGAGTCAGTGATTATTGCTACCAAGGTGGCCGGGCCGGCTCATGGCTGGTTTAATCCGCCAGTTAGGCACGATAAGGCGGCCATTGACGGTTTCATGATCAGACGTGCGGTGGAAGGAAGTCTAAGAAGATTGAAAACCGATTACATTGATCTCTACCAAGTGCACTGGCCGGATGCTGGAATGCGCCCACTGGATGCGATCGAGGTGCTCGATGATCTAGTACGTGAAGGAAAGATCCGTGCTTATGGAGTTTCTAACGAAACATGCTATGGCATGATGAAGTGGCTGAGCGAGGCGGATGCCGCTGGAATGCGCAGGTTGGATACGATCCAGAACAATTTCTCGGTGAATAACCGACGGTTTGAGGATGAGCTTGGGCAGTGCTGCTTGGGTGAGGGTGTGAGCTGTCTTCCCTATTCGCCACTCGCTGGTGGAGTGCTGGCAGGTAAATACCAGAAGGGTGCCAAGCCTGCAGGAGCTCGTTTTTCAGCCTATCTTGATGGGGCTGAGAGGCAAAGAAAGATGGCCGAGCGATTCGTAAATGAGAAGTCTCTGGCGAATACTGCGGCCATTCATGAGATTGCCAAGCGGGAGGGGATTGATCCTGTGACTTTTGCCATTGCTTGGAGTAAACAGCATGACTTTGTGGCCTCCACTTTGATGGGGGTGAGCTCTCTAGATCAGTTGCAGCCACATATTGACGCCGCCGAGGTGACTATTAGGCCTGAGGTCATGGTGGAAATTGATGCGCTGACATCCGCCAATCTTTATCCAATGGGTTAGCGTGAATGTCTGCATGACATTTCGCCTGAGTTGTGTAGGATAATGACACCTATGGATGAATCGTTGTTCGAAACCCCTGCCGGAACACTTAAAGTTAGAAATGCACGCGAGGATGATATCCCGCGCTTGATCGAGGTTTATGCGAGGGCTTTTCCGGGCTTGATAGAGACGGATGAGCTCTGGCAACCGGATCAACTCCAAAGTCACATCGAGATCTTTCCTGAGGGCCAGTTCGTAGCCGAACTGGATGGGAACATTGTAGGGGCTGCCTCCAGCTTGATTGTCAACCTGGGGAAGGATCCTCTGAGACCACATACCTACTACGGTATCACGGATGATGGCTACTTCTATAATCACGACTATCAGGGAGATACCCTGTATGGGGCGGACGTGTATGTTGATCCAAAGGTTCAGCGCGCAGGTATAGGAAATGCTCTGTATTCCAGAAGGCGAGATCTTTGCAGAAAGCTGAATCTTCGGCGTATTCTCTCCGGAGGAAGATTGTGGAATTACGAGAAATATGCAGCAGAGTTTTCCCCGCAAGAGTACGTTGCGAGGGTGCAGGCAGGGGAGATACACGACCAAGTTCTCACTTTTCAGTTAAATCAAGGCTTTGTGGTTAGAGCCGTCATGCCGAATTACATTCGAGATAAGAGGAGTCAGGATCACGCCTCCTTGATCGAGTGGTTGAACCCGGATTATCAGTCTAACAGAGACGAGGATTCCAAGGTCAGGGTTTCCTGCGTGCAGTACCAGATGCGACGCTTGACTTCGTTTGAGGACTTCGAGGCACAAGTAAAATACTTTGTTTCCACGGCTGCCGATTATAAGAGTGAGTTTGTCTTATTCCCAGAGTTCTTCTCCGTGCAATTGCTTTCTCAGATGGATCCCGCGACTTCTCAGGAAGGGATTCGCAAATTAGCTGAGTGCACAGACCGTTTCATCAATTTGATCAGTGGCTTGGCCAGGGAGTTTGGTCTCTACGTGATCGCAGGATCTCACCCGGTGATGGAGGGAGACAAATTGTACAATAAGGCGATGTTATTCCGCCCTGATGGCAGTTACGTGGCCCAACCCAAGCTACATATTACGCCATCAGAGAGAATTGCATGGGGTATTACTGGTGGTAACGAGTTGATGCTCATTCAGACTCCTAAAGCAAAGGTGGGAATTCTGATCTGCTATGACATCGAGTTCCCTGAAGCTGCCAGGTATTTGGCGGAAAAGGGGGCGGAGATCATTTTCGTTCCTTACTGCACGGATAACCGACAAGGTTTCCTGAGGGTGAGTCTATGCGCTCACGCACGTGCGATTGAAAATCAAATCTATGTGGTGACTGCTGGTGTGGTAGGAAACCTGCCCGATGTTCCGGTGATGGATATTCACTATGGTCGGGCGACGGTGTACACGCCCTCTGATTTCGAATTTGCGCGAGATGGAATCCAGGCCCAGTCGGATGCTAATGTGGAAACGATGTTGGTAACGGATCTGGATATTTCGGATCTCTATCGTTCACGCGAATCGGGAAGTGTGACCCCTGTTAGTGATCGCCGGAGGGACTTGTTTGAGTTCAAGAGCTACTTGCGCAATTCTTTTGAAAAGCGTGGCGTGGAGCGCAGTGTCGTCACAGACTCAGAAGAGAGTTAAAAAGAGCAGGAGCGAATTTTACAAAGGCAGGTATTGAACTCTCTGATGGAGCTTAGGTGCTTCATCTTGAACTCGCTCAGTTGTGGGGCTAAGGCGGCTGCGCCTTGGCCTCCCACAATAATCGGAGTATTTGGCAGGTGGCGTCGGAGTCGACCAAGCTCCCCCAAAAGGTGCGGGTCATCGACCGGGTAGACAATGCTCAAGGCGACCGCCTTGGCCTGTCTCTTGATGGCGGCACTGGCGATTTCTTCAGCAGGGAGCGAGGCCCCAAGATAGGTTACGTTCCATCCAGCTTTACGCGCCAGACTAGCGGCAATGACGGCTCCGATCTCATGCAGTTGACCTGAAGGGGTGGTGACGATCAGTGAGGGAGACGAGGTGCTGCTGGTAAAGGGTCGTGTGGTGTGAGCGAGGTATTCCCTGATGGCACAGCTGGCAGCATGCTCATCTGAGCTGGAGATGTGACCTTCTTGCCAGAGTTGGCCTACCAGTTTGATGAAAGGCACCATGACTCTCTCAAGCAGTCCTGAGTAACCAAAGGCAATGCTGGCTTCATCAAAGATTGTTTCCAACTTTGCCTGATCCATTTCTTTGGTGGCTTGAATAGCTCGGCTGATGAAACCTTTCTCTTGCTCATCGCCTAGATCTGTCGCCGGAGCTTCCGATCGATCATTGATCGAGTTGTCGTGTTTACGGAGAAGAACCTGAAGCTCGGAGCAGCTGAGTCTGGCAATTTGGCCGATCGCATATCCCAGGCCTGTCAAGATAGCCAGAGCCTTGAGTCTCTGAAGTTCGGAATCTGTATACAGACGTCTGTTGGTGTCTGTGCGCATTGGGGTGACGGCTTGATAGCGTTTTTCCCACACCCTGAGGACATGGGGGCTCAGGCCAGTTTGCTGCGTTACTATTTTGATTCCATGCTTAGGCATATCTCTTACGAAAAGTTAATCAGAATTGACCTCTGATCAAATTGAATTTCTTTATTCTCTTATGCTTGCTCGCGGCGAGAGGAGGTTGATTTCTGCCGTGTA is a genomic window of Rubritalea squalenifaciens DSM 18772 containing:
- a CDS encoding bifunctional GNAT family N-acetyltransferase/carbon-nitrogen hydrolase family protein, with the protein product MDESLFETPAGTLKVRNAREDDIPRLIEVYARAFPGLIETDELWQPDQLQSHIEIFPEGQFVAELDGNIVGAASSLIVNLGKDPLRPHTYYGITDDGYFYNHDYQGDTLYGADVYVDPKVQRAGIGNALYSRRRDLCRKLNLRRILSGGRLWNYEKYAAEFSPQEYVARVQAGEIHDQVLTFQLNQGFVVRAVMPNYIRDKRSQDHASLIEWLNPDYQSNRDEDSKVRVSCVQYQMRRLTSFEDFEAQVKYFVSTAADYKSEFVLFPEFFSVQLLSQMDPATSQEGIRKLAECTDRFINLISGLAREFGLYVIAGSHPVMEGDKLYNKAMLFRPDGSYVAQPKLHITPSERIAWGITGGNELMLIQTPKAKVGILICYDIEFPEAARYLAEKGAEIIFVPYCTDNRQGFLRVSLCAHARAIENQIYVVTAGVVGNLPDVPVMDIHYGRATVYTPSDFEFARDGIQAQSDANVETMLVTDLDISDLYRSRESGSVTPVSDRRRDLFEFKSYLRNSFEKRGVERSVVTDSEES
- a CDS encoding ATP-binding protein encodes the protein MNSRTIELLLNSLSQDPSNWDIRLHVAELLTAEGDHSRAADILKAPQSLPETEDKLLVIAELLANHDWQEALQILDSIISSNKACSKAYRQKADIYRERGMKDEARKQYNVAAVIDESMEDPEFEAWLDTDSTPPQSPTSPKLETPPPIPMANTNSHLPYYTSSDESNLEEDEFIETDSSLDALLNSTRQLIDFSDIGGMEQLKERIRMSIIYPFKNKDLFKKFKKRSGGGLLFYGPPGCGKTLISRATAGECGAHFINISVHDILSKWLGESEQRMHSLFEVARRKAPTIIFIDEVDALGVKRSDAGYTASLVNTLLTEMDGSQSDNEELLIIGATNTPWRVDSAFRRPGRFDHVLFVPPPDLEAREAILKILLSDIPQDKIDIRKLAKITDKFSGADLSAVVDRATESVIQEIMKSGKEIKLNQKHLLQAAKTTRPTTLEWIEQASNYASYANQSGLYDDLAEYIRSI
- a CDS encoding MerR family transcriptional regulator, which translates into the protein MPKHGIKIVTQQTGLSPHVLRVWEKRYQAVTPMRTDTNRRLYTDSELQRLKALAILTGLGYAIGQIARLSCSELQVLLRKHDNSINDRSEAPATDLGDEQEKGFISRAIQATKEMDQAKLETIFDEASIAFGYSGLLERVMVPFIKLVGQLWQEGHISSSDEHAASCAIREYLAHTTRPFTSSTSSPSLIVTTPSGQLHEIGAVIAASLARKAGWNVTYLGASLPAEEIASAAIKRQAKAVALSIVYPVDDPHLLGELGRLRRHLPNTPIIVGGQGAAALAPQLSEFKMKHLSSIREFNTCLCKIRSCSF
- a CDS encoding NAD(P)/FAD-dependent oxidoreductase, which codes for MPHRKSIAVVGGGPAGLRAAEVAAESGARVTLYDAKPSTGRKFLVAGKSGLNLTNDQTFPDFLENYQGKDLPDWFGAIISHFDNTQLRAWAGSLGIETYAASSGKVFPIGMKAAPLLRRWIEKLRGLGVEFKVRHRLTEIIPTDSPKLVFDHEGKTVKAEHDSVILALGGASWPSTGSDGKWVSMLEKLGIPVTPLSSANSGWETNWSAALLEQAEGFPLKNIVVSAGEVSRHGELVITRYGLEGGPIYRLGPAIRRLAEPHITVDFKPTFSVEQLVAKMESAKRNFLEEAIIRWKLSPAASAIVEHLYTSFPDAQSLAMAVKHCKIPLTQPRPVDEAISSAGGVQWSTLTKELMLKDYPGIYLCGEMLDWEAPTGGYLLQASFATGTCAGNAAIQTV
- a CDS encoding HEAT repeat domain-containing protein, which gives rise to MRTSFRLGLLRKKEQADCIMAFSGIFVVFFMLFGGLGGNEALDYVDTKSYWKEQGEQPAEEALIQEVSKPQVKEGASAKASEIRKLMVIRTLGEMKSKGAVKALEQATKSEERFVAGYAKEALAAINGEKADYPKVDGGDKKDMLIMPKDTGVFVHATMKSGPAQDIAKELKKALPEQQQAGAEMMLSGMQKGLITFLEKSGNIRIDTASVGVAQNVGDEAGWAVLSLRGEYDHAALRATILEMAGGDFNQVKIGGVDYLSPEDEVFFAPLSDEHFILMTGPGKEQLPLESMGKALAGEVKEVAMPKDLQDLIAKTEKKGNLWAAALVSGEMKKVPHLKEFKNLRMETAKGGEFTEVLVIGEGEQANKVQQALTAIEELHAEFVDKEVAQMKEHMPPGMKPMADFIEGIEFRGRGDLAIVSGKLKDINPLNMLTGMFLFQAPMHHEHGDLEVE
- a CDS encoding tetratricopeptide repeat protein; this translates as MSSFTDNISNYESDPEESLHTQLKNYTSSGQWFRAREVAGQLLSTSPESSWLHCQMGFILYQLNDFKHAENHLKESVRLQPDYANGYRLLGFLYLSMNRAGTAEDNVRKALSLEPNDETSWCLLGNLSLHFDNPQQALQCAEKALNLCPDDVSALDLKARALDELPDHKVAPQDLINQYEEILSLEPDNALAYSRIGDVYCEKLKKYKVAEEYYRKALFIDPESKSHQSDLIRCLRKRDPILRLLWLPFLPTKLVIKLIELIPDGNLKWKHLFGFLLALPLLLIGKYIILFGIVSAVAFFTFFWPLTKVYEYLTIVDIHKKMGKIAIYKGPFRKLHKWSFYTRFFLFLVFLVCFWSVVYFLFTSDQYRGGTIAAFLTVCIGAVILTVLASCVGILIDANSKKTRERRNKKQPVIDNE
- a CDS encoding aldo/keto reductase, which translates into the protein MEKRRLGKSGMVVSVIGLGTMTFGTQADKEESFKIMDAAVDAGIDFFDTAEVYPVPPTKELAGLTEEWVGDWMKDKPRESVIIATKVAGPAHGWFNPPVRHDKAAIDGFMIRRAVEGSLRRLKTDYIDLYQVHWPDAGMRPLDAIEVLDDLVREGKIRAYGVSNETCYGMMKWLSEADAAGMRRLDTIQNNFSVNNRRFEDELGQCCLGEGVSCLPYSPLAGGVLAGKYQKGAKPAGARFSAYLDGAERQRKMAERFVNEKSLANTAAIHEIAKREGIDPVTFAIAWSKQHDFVASTLMGVSSLDQLQPHIDAAEVTIRPEVMVEIDALTSANLYPMG